CAAGTACAGGTGCTGTCCACGGGCTTCAATCCACTGCTCCCGCCCGAGCGGGAACAAGTGCGGCAGCTTTTTGAGGAGGCGCGTGTCCTGCTCTGGCAGCAGCTGAGTCGGCAAATGCGGCGCGACACATGACATTTGCTCGTTCTTTTGCACGCTGGCGCCGGACCCGGGATTCCAGACTGCTGGGCTGGGGCATGCCAGCCTTGCTTGGTTGCGTAACCTGGCTGGTCGTCGGGATCTGCCTGCTCGCCTGGAAACCTTGGGAGACACGAACGCGTTACGCCAACATCGCTGCCGCGGCGCTGGCTCACAAGGACTTCGAGACCGCCCGAGTCGCTACCCAGAGGCTCCTGGCGCTGGGCGTTGAGCCCCGGCAAAAGCACCTCTTTGACCTGGCTTTGGCCCTGGGCGGCCTGGGCAAGGATAAAGACGCCGTGTCGCTGCTGAGCAACATCGCCCCCATAGATAAACCAGGCTACCTGCCGGCGCACCTCTTCGTGGCGCAGACGTTGTTGGCAAAGACCAATGTGACGATGCAGGAAATTGGCGCGGCCGAGCGCCACCTCAAGCACGTCGTGCAGCTCGATCCTCAGTCAATCGCCGCGAACGATCTATTGGGGCGGGTGTATGTCCGGCGCGGACGGTGGGAACTGGCGGAGAAACACTTGAGCGAGGTTGTGTCCACAAAGCCGGATACGGCATTACTGCTGGCCGCGGTGTTCAAGGCCCAGGGGGACAACCTGGCCGCGCGCAGTTGGGCCGAACGGGCGGCGAGGTACCACCGGGAGAAGGTTGAGGCGTCGAAACTAGACTTGCCGGCAAGCCGCCTTGCGTGGGCGGATGCCTTGGCGATGGCCGAAGACTATTCGGCGGCTCTCTTGGTGCTGGAGGAGGGCTGGCGGCAGTTTCAGAACAAGGCGTATCTGTCACCGATGGGAGAAGTGTGTGCCATTTGGGTGGATGTCATGGCCAGGCGCAACCCGCAGGATTTGACCTCGCGCATAACCCTCATCCAGCGCGGTCTGGAGTGCGCCCCGCAGAACGAAACCCTGCTCCGCCATCTCATTAGCCTCACGCATTTGCAGGGACCGGAGGCCGCGACCGCACGGGACATGCTCACGAGCATGTTGGCGCAGGGCAAGGCCACGGCAATTCTCCATTTTGCTTTGGGGGTTGATGCATGGCAGCACGGCCGGCTGGCGGAAGCCCGGCAGCAGCTTGCGCTTGCGTACGATGCCGCTCCGCATCTTCCTTACGTGGCCAACAACCTGGCGATGATTCTCCTGGTCGGAGATAAACCAGACCTGCCGCAAGCGTTGGCAATTATCGAATCTGTCCTGGAAAAGTATCCTGATAATCCCAGCTTTCGCGACACACGCGGACAGATTCTTGCGCGGTCGGGACGGCCCCAGGAGGCCATCGCCGACCTGGAGTATGCCCTGCCTTCACTGTCGTCAAAGCGCGCCACGCATGCGGCCCTGGCCCAGGCTTACCGGGCTTTGGGTTTAAGAGAGATGGCGTCTAACCACGAAGTGTTGGCGAAAGGCTCACCTTGAGTGGGCAATGATTGGGGGGGGGGCTACTGGATGCAAGTTTGTCAGATTGTCTCCCGGTGAGAGGGTGGGTGCTTGCGGGCAATCCCGGGCAGGGTAACGGGAGCCGAAAGACTTGAAGCCTCACTTTGCGTGCGGTTGATTGGTGCGGCCAATTTGGTGTCGAATCTGAGGGGAGCGTGATCCGCTTCCTTGGGGTGGCCGATTCCTCTGACCCACCCT
The window above is part of the Candidatus Paceibacterota bacterium genome. Proteins encoded here:
- a CDS encoding tetratricopeptide repeat protein — its product is MPALLGCVTWLVVGICLLAWKPWETRTRYANIAAAALAHKDFETARVATQRLLALGVEPRQKHLFDLALALGGLGKDKDAVSLLSNIAPIDKPGYLPAHLFVAQTLLAKTNVTMQEIGAAERHLKHVVQLDPQSIAANDLLGRVYVRRGRWELAEKHLSEVVSTKPDTALLLAAVFKAQGDNLAARSWAERAARYHREKVEASKLDLPASRLAWADALAMAEDYSAALLVLEEGWRQFQNKAYLSPMGEVCAIWVDVMARRNPQDLTSRITLIQRGLECAPQNETLLRHLISLTHLQGPEAATARDMLTSMLAQGKATAILHFALGVDAWQHGRLAEARQQLALAYDAAPHLPYVANNLAMILLVGDKPDLPQALAIIESVLEKYPDNPSFRDTRGQILARSGRPQEAIADLEYALPSLSSKRATHAALAQAYRALGLREMASNHEVLAKGSP